One segment of Rubripirellula amarantea DNA contains the following:
- a CDS encoding phosphopantothenoylcysteine decarboxylase domain-containing protein: MARILITSGPTRQYLDPVRYITNASSGRMGVALTQAALDLGHEVVVISGPVSVTYPAGAKVVPVITTDEMLSAAMEHFESCDGAIGAAAPCDYMPRKIHTQKISKTGQPLTIELVETADVVATLGQNKKEGQWVVGFALETEDQRFRAIVKLEKKLCDLMVSNGPTAIDSDDNEVELLDPSGHVIEAISGSKSHVAKRILAQLQQRLVKRN, translated from the coding sequence TTGGCTCGTATCTTGATCACTTCCGGTCCGACACGGCAATATCTTGACCCGGTCCGATACATCACCAATGCGTCAAGCGGACGAATGGGCGTCGCCCTTACCCAGGCTGCTTTAGATTTGGGGCACGAGGTTGTCGTGATAAGCGGACCCGTCTCGGTAACCTATCCCGCCGGCGCCAAAGTGGTGCCTGTTATCACGACGGACGAAATGTTGTCGGCCGCGATGGAGCATTTTGAATCTTGTGATGGTGCCATCGGTGCGGCAGCACCGTGCGATTACATGCCGCGGAAGATTCACACTCAAAAAATCTCCAAGACGGGACAACCTCTGACCATTGAACTTGTTGAAACCGCAGACGTGGTCGCCACGCTTGGGCAAAACAAGAAAGAGGGACAATGGGTGGTTGGTTTCGCGCTCGAAACCGAAGACCAACGTTTTCGCGCGATCGTTAAGTTAGAAAAGAAACTCTGCGACCTGATGGTCAGCAACGGACCCACGGCAATCGATTCGGATGACAACGAAGTTGAACTGCTTGATCCATCGGGGCACGTGATTGAAGCGATCTCTGGTTCAAAATCCCATGTCGCTAAACGAATCCTCGCACAACTTCAACAACGCTTAGTAAAACGAAACTGA
- a CDS encoding ATP-binding protein produces the protein MTAPSPEVFEKLASFYLGRHYDLKGGKLKDDLLMYDAKDLCTHAMCVGMTGSGKTGLCLSLLEEAAIDGIPAICVDPKGDLGNLLLTFPDMQPEDFKPWLEENEASRKGKTLDELAADTAATWKKGLASWGQTPERVAKFKESVDIAIYTPGSNTGLPMTVLKSFDAPPREILDDSDAMRERVTGAASGLLTLMGIDADPLLSREHILIASIFNHCWIEGKNVTIGDLIGLIQSPPIERVGVLDLDSFMSASDRSKLAMTLNNLLASPAFSTWLEGEPVNIQKMLYTPEGKPRLTILSIAHLTDNERMFFVTILLNELLAWVRTQSGTSSLRAMFYMDEVAGYFPPVANPPSKPPMLTLLKQARAFGLGITLATQNPVDLDYKGLSNIGTWFLGRLQTERDKARVLEGLEGAAIQSGQAFDRNAMEQILAGLGSRVFLLNNVHDDGPSIFQTRWAMSFLAGPLARNQISRLMADRKAKMETSGKLESESLSGEPAAPTRPVVPSGIQERFMVPTEVPDENAKLVYRPGIYSESSLHFVRSSANLDTWIDVKRAIACGRGVPDDLWESSCEVSVDTEWSEDPDEDYTFSELPTDLMSSSKFKSFEKQFKSYLYRHHAMTIYKSGLLKEYAPGGLTEQEARNHFKHAAREALDRETEKLRNKYAVKMERINSKMQTAQDRVDREAEQYKQAKMSSVISFGASILGAFMGNKVASRTNVSKMSTAMRGAGRAAQQKGDVMRAEEQLKQLALDIHELDDELNEDLEKLGEEYRVEDWTLETTTVPPRKSDLKVDDPWLIWTPWQVDSTGIASPLFSWAEKE, from the coding sequence ATGACTGCCCCTTCACCCGAAGTCTTCGAAAAGCTTGCCTCCTTCTATCTTGGTCGTCACTACGATCTTAAAGGTGGCAAACTAAAAGATGACTTACTGATGTATGACGCCAAGGATCTTTGCACGCATGCTATGTGCGTCGGGATGACGGGCAGTGGAAAGACGGGGCTGTGCTTATCACTTCTTGAGGAAGCTGCGATTGATGGAATTCCCGCGATTTGCGTCGATCCTAAAGGCGATCTCGGCAACCTGTTGCTCACCTTCCCCGATATGCAGCCGGAAGATTTTAAGCCGTGGCTTGAAGAGAACGAGGCAAGCCGTAAAGGAAAAACACTTGACGAGCTTGCGGCCGACACCGCAGCAACGTGGAAGAAAGGGCTCGCCTCATGGGGGCAAACGCCCGAGCGTGTCGCAAAATTCAAGGAATCGGTGGACATCGCTATCTACACGCCCGGTAGCAACACCGGACTTCCCATGACGGTATTGAAAAGTTTTGATGCTCCACCTCGCGAAATCCTGGATGATTCGGACGCTATGCGAGAAAGGGTCACCGGTGCTGCTTCGGGATTACTGACACTGATGGGGATCGATGCCGATCCTCTGCTTTCGCGTGAACACATTTTGATCGCCTCAATCTTCAATCACTGCTGGATCGAGGGGAAGAACGTCACGATTGGCGACTTAATTGGATTGATCCAATCGCCACCGATCGAACGTGTCGGCGTGCTCGATCTCGATTCGTTTATGTCTGCCAGCGATCGCAGCAAGCTAGCGATGACTCTGAACAATTTGCTTGCTTCGCCAGCATTCTCGACGTGGCTCGAAGGGGAACCGGTCAACATTCAAAAGATGCTGTACACCCCCGAAGGAAAACCCCGTCTGACAATTCTTTCAATCGCTCACCTGACCGACAACGAACGGATGTTCTTTGTCACTATTTTGCTGAACGAGTTGCTTGCATGGGTGCGCACCCAAAGCGGAACTAGCTCGCTGCGAGCAATGTTCTACATGGACGAGGTAGCTGGGTATTTTCCGCCGGTAGCCAATCCTCCCTCCAAACCACCAATGCTAACGCTATTGAAGCAAGCTCGCGCGTTTGGCTTGGGCATCACTTTGGCAACCCAAAACCCAGTCGACCTGGATTACAAAGGTCTATCAAACATCGGGACTTGGTTTTTGGGTCGCCTGCAAACTGAGCGAGATAAAGCGAGAGTGCTAGAAGGTCTGGAAGGGGCTGCGATCCAATCCGGGCAAGCCTTCGATCGCAATGCGATGGAACAGATCCTAGCTGGCTTGGGAAGCAGAGTCTTTCTACTCAACAATGTGCACGATGATGGCCCTAGCATTTTCCAAACGCGATGGGCGATGTCGTTTCTTGCTGGACCACTAGCAAGAAACCAAATCAGCCGATTGATGGCAGATCGTAAAGCCAAGATGGAAACCAGCGGTAAACTGGAAAGCGAATCGCTGAGCGGTGAACCCGCAGCCCCAACACGTCCGGTCGTTCCAAGTGGAATTCAAGAAAGGTTCATGGTTCCTACGGAGGTGCCGGACGAAAACGCTAAATTGGTTTACCGTCCGGGTATTTACTCTGAATCATCCCTTCACTTTGTACGCAGTAGTGCCAACCTAGACACCTGGATTGATGTAAAACGCGCTATCGCGTGTGGCAGAGGCGTTCCCGATGACCTTTGGGAGTCGAGTTGCGAAGTATCCGTCGATACCGAATGGTCGGAAGACCCCGACGAGGACTACACCTTCAGTGAACTCCCGACGGACTTGATGAGCTCTTCAAAATTCAAGTCATTCGAAAAGCAGTTCAAAAGCTATCTGTATCGCCATCACGCAATGACCATTTACAAAAGCGGATTATTGAAAGAGTACGCACCTGGTGGATTGACCGAGCAAGAAGCCCGCAATCACTTCAAGCATGCCGCACGTGAAGCCCTTGATCGCGAAACCGAGAAACTCCGAAACAAATACGCGGTTAAAATGGAACGCATCAACAGCAAGATGCAAACGGCTCAGGATCGCGTCGACCGTGAAGCCGAACAATACAAGCAGGCAAAGATGTCATCCGTGATCTCATTTGGGGCTTCAATACTTGGTGCGTTCATGGGCAACAAAGTAGCCAGCCGAACCAACGTTTCAAAAATGTCCACGGCAATGAGGGGTGCGGGGCGTGCAGCTCAACAAAAGGGCGACGTGATGCGAGCGGAAGAACAACTCAAACAACTCGCTCTTGATATTCACGAACTCGACGATGAGCTTAACGAAGACCTTGAAAAACTTGGCGAAGAGTACCGCGTCGAAGACTGGACCCTTGAAACGACTACGGTTCCACCTCGAAAGAGCGATTTGAAGGTCGACGATCCGTGGCTCATCTGGACTCCATGGCAAGTGGATTCGACTGGGATCGCGTCGCCCTTATTTTCATGGGCCGAGAAAGAATAA
- a CDS encoding YiiX/YebB-like N1pC/P60 family cysteine hydrolase has product MNDPLHSNVLAVLDLAEHFDRLRSRADQFIASFDTGTRGFFSPSEDDDVTSLWVSYHTGRSALLETIHSLRNEFGSLSSADLVAKHGIEFLVGYAASLVLVDAARSIRDRFSRDALVRRKLNEPLVLHGIPQNSFDRIQESLTDPRNALAVRQFGQYYEVHRNELQSIANAYGGESRASGKLVDLIDALRFHIQVSASQYIRARAADRSQQVTHRVIRGGAVKVVYAIQQWGSRLVSRLSTNPSHEPSLPSSIVRELNSMIVPGDVFVTRKEFAITNYFLPGFWPHAALYVGEGRVVESLKDGVHVRGMESPYGNDCVAIIRPKLQSTEIDMAIQRAHTHVGKPYDFDFDFTRSDRMVCTEVVYRSYEGVGGMQFELTKRAGRQTLSAEDLLSLAVAGIHFEPLAVYCPSRNETVCQSDAMTEILRNTMGREV; this is encoded by the coding sequence ATGAACGACCCTTTGCACAGCAACGTCCTAGCGGTCTTGGACTTGGCTGAGCACTTTGATCGACTGCGATCACGGGCGGATCAGTTCATTGCAAGTTTTGATACCGGCACACGAGGTTTCTTTTCACCCAGCGAAGATGACGACGTCACATCGTTGTGGGTTTCGTATCACACAGGCCGGTCAGCGCTGCTCGAAACGATCCATTCGCTGCGTAACGAATTTGGATCGCTGTCATCTGCTGATCTGGTCGCAAAGCACGGCATTGAATTTCTAGTCGGGTACGCCGCTTCATTAGTCTTGGTCGATGCGGCACGGTCGATTCGCGACCGTTTTTCTCGCGATGCGTTGGTTCGCAGGAAGCTCAATGAGCCTCTCGTTCTTCACGGCATCCCTCAAAACTCTTTCGATCGTATTCAAGAATCGCTCACTGATCCACGTAACGCTTTAGCGGTGCGCCAATTCGGGCAGTATTACGAAGTTCATCGAAATGAGTTGCAATCAATCGCCAACGCGTATGGCGGTGAATCACGTGCCTCGGGCAAGCTTGTTGACTTGATCGACGCTCTGCGGTTCCACATTCAGGTTTCTGCATCACAGTACATTCGAGCACGCGCGGCCGATCGAAGTCAGCAAGTTACCCATCGTGTGATCCGCGGTGGAGCCGTGAAGGTGGTGTATGCGATTCAGCAATGGGGATCCCGTTTGGTGAGTCGTCTCAGTACTAACCCATCGCATGAGCCAAGTTTGCCTTCTTCGATTGTGCGCGAGTTGAATTCGATGATTGTTCCCGGGGACGTTTTCGTCACTCGCAAGGAATTTGCCATCACGAATTACTTTCTGCCAGGGTTCTGGCCGCACGCGGCTCTTTATGTCGGAGAAGGACGAGTGGTGGAATCGCTTAAGGACGGTGTGCATGTTCGCGGCATGGAATCGCCCTATGGAAACGACTGTGTGGCTATCATTCGTCCGAAGTTGCAATCAACTGAAATTGATATGGCGATTCAACGGGCTCACACACACGTGGGGAAACCTTATGATTTCGATTTCGACTTTACTCGTAGCGATCGAATGGTTTGCACCGAAGTCGTTTACCGTAGCTACGAAGGTGTTGGCGGAATGCAGTTTGAGTTGACTAAACGTGCTGGGCGGCAAACGCTGTCCGCCGAGGATTTGTTGTCTCTCGCGGTGGCCGGCATCCACTTTGAGCCTTTAGCAGTCTATTGTCCGTCTCGCAACGAAACGGTTTGCCAGTCCGACGCCATGACTGAAATTTTACGAAACACGATGGGACGAGAAGTCTAG
- a CDS encoding C25 family cysteine peptidase, translated as MNIRLTLTAILLLLATPRLCVAAEVVVVCPPRFQESLQPWLTYRNDQGIRSVVIAPMSDSMETLRAIASVADHSTKYVMLVGDAPTIGVPTNLNSQVPIHYRPTTVTAAWRSTPTLATDLPYGDLDQDGTPDVAVGRLPVDDESQLQAFIEKVICYETCQDFGTWRNDVQLIGGVGGFGALVDATIESVTRSIVTGVLPTSTNTRVRFASPGHAFFPKNASFTDTVLNDYRAGSRFWVYAGHGQVTHLDHVAQREVPAGQTSNREPVLDRNSAAKLQTEPGRWPIALLLACYTGAIDASEDSIAERMWLRPGGPIGVISGCRVTMPYGNTTAAVGLIDSVYTQKQERLGDAWLASVQSMRLATNPDQSGARMMIDAMAAMVSPAGSDLAKERIEHSQLYNLIGDPTLALQHPSDVKIEVGPGYDYGSTIETLINSSIDGTLHLLLEHPLGSVVDGDANERSVELVKAEVQQGTDRLVSLTPPANFSGPLVIRAHVEGKQGWASSTAKTIVRGTDR; from the coding sequence ATGAATATTCGATTGACTTTAACTGCCATTTTACTGCTGCTCGCGACACCACGACTTTGCGTTGCCGCTGAGGTTGTCGTCGTTTGCCCACCGCGTTTTCAAGAATCACTGCAACCCTGGCTGACCTATCGCAACGACCAGGGTATTCGAAGCGTCGTCATCGCTCCGATGTCTGATTCGATGGAAACACTGCGAGCCATCGCATCGGTAGCAGATCATTCGACGAAGTACGTGATGTTGGTCGGGGACGCTCCTACGATCGGAGTGCCAACGAATCTGAACTCACAAGTTCCAATCCACTACCGGCCAACGACCGTCACTGCCGCTTGGCGATCTACGCCTACGCTCGCGACCGATCTGCCTTATGGCGACCTTGACCAAGACGGTACGCCCGATGTCGCGGTTGGTCGATTGCCCGTGGATGACGAATCACAGCTTCAAGCCTTTATCGAGAAGGTCATTTGCTACGAAACATGCCAAGACTTTGGCACTTGGCGAAATGATGTCCAATTAATCGGCGGCGTTGGTGGGTTCGGCGCACTGGTCGACGCAACCATCGAATCCGTCACTCGTTCGATCGTGACCGGCGTGCTGCCAACATCCACGAATACGCGAGTTCGATTTGCGAGTCCGGGTCACGCGTTCTTCCCCAAGAATGCAAGCTTTACCGATACGGTTCTGAACGACTATCGCGCAGGTTCGCGGTTTTGGGTTTACGCCGGCCATGGCCAAGTGACTCACTTGGATCACGTTGCCCAACGCGAAGTCCCAGCGGGACAAACTTCCAATCGCGAACCCGTACTCGATCGTAACAGCGCCGCAAAACTTCAAACCGAACCGGGACGCTGGCCCATCGCACTGTTGCTGGCGTGCTACACCGGAGCGATCGACGCGAGCGAGGATTCGATTGCCGAACGCATGTGGTTGCGGCCCGGTGGTCCCATTGGCGTTATCTCGGGATGCCGCGTGACGATGCCCTATGGAAATACAACGGCGGCGGTGGGTTTGATCGACTCGGTTTACACCCAGAAACAAGAACGACTCGGTGATGCTTGGCTTGCATCCGTTCAAAGCATGCGTTTGGCAACCAACCCTGACCAGTCCGGTGCACGCATGATGATCGATGCGATGGCCGCTATGGTCAGTCCCGCAGGTTCGGACTTGGCGAAAGAGCGCATTGAACACAGCCAACTTTACAACCTAATTGGTGACCCGACATTAGCACTTCAACATCCGTCCGACGTGAAGATTGAGGTAGGTCCGGGGTATGATTACGGAAGCACAATCGAGACGTTGATCAATAGTTCCATCGACGGTACCCTGCATTTGCTTCTCGAACATCCGCTTGGCTCAGTCGTCGATGGAGACGCCAACGAACGAAGTGTTGAACTCGTCAAAGCCGAAGTGCAGCAGGGTACCGATCGGCTGGTGTCGTTAACCCCGCCTGCAAACTTCAGCGGTCCCCTTGTGATTCGAGCACATGTGGAAGGAAAACAAGGCTGGGCGTCATCAACTGCCAAGACGATCGTCCGAGGGACGGATCGCTGA
- a CDS encoding cold-shock protein has product MAEGTIKRVTDKGFGFIDNGGEKDLFFHSSSLQGVNFDDLREGQKVTYTEGRGPKGPCAENVQLA; this is encoded by the coding sequence ATGGCAGAAGGTACGATCAAACGAGTCACCGACAAGGGCTTTGGCTTTATCGACAACGGCGGGGAAAAAGACTTGTTTTTCCACTCGTCAAGTCTTCAAGGGGTGAACTTCGATGATCTTCGCGAAGGACAAAAAGTCACTTACACCGAAGGCCGTGGTCCTAAGGGTCCATGTGCAGAAAACGTCCAACTTGCGTAA
- a CDS encoding dihydroorotate dehydrogenase, with product MTARSVDLEVQLGRLKLSNPIMVASGTFGYAREMENIVDVSQLGAVLPKTITAEPRIGNAPWRTVETSGGLLNAIGLDNDGVDVFLEHHLPYLAKIGTSVVVSIAGRTEDDFVQLAEKVGSQEGVSAVELNLSCPNVSGGIDFGTNAESCRSVVAAARSKTGVPILAKLTPNVTKIADIAKGAADGGADAVCLINTVLGIAVDWRKQKPILGNGMGGLSGPAIKPIALRCVHQVAQAVDIPIIGIGGIANIDDVMQFLVTGASAVQIGTANYYDPTVSTRLIEQLPHAVAELGHQAVSQCIGTLRV from the coding sequence ATCACTGCACGCTCTGTCGATCTCGAAGTCCAACTTGGACGATTAAAACTGTCCAATCCCATCATGGTGGCGTCAGGGACGTTTGGTTATGCGCGTGAGATGGAAAACATTGTTGATGTTTCCCAACTTGGCGCGGTATTGCCCAAGACGATCACCGCTGAGCCAAGGATTGGTAATGCGCCTTGGCGAACGGTTGAAACGTCCGGTGGATTGCTCAACGCGATTGGACTCGACAACGATGGCGTCGATGTATTTCTCGAGCACCACTTGCCATATCTTGCAAAAATTGGCACCTCCGTCGTGGTAAGTATTGCTGGCAGAACGGAAGACGATTTCGTGCAGCTTGCTGAAAAGGTTGGATCGCAGGAAGGCGTTTCGGCGGTCGAGTTGAACTTGTCATGTCCAAACGTCAGCGGCGGAATTGATTTTGGAACCAATGCTGAAAGTTGCCGCAGCGTTGTCGCGGCAGCTCGTTCAAAAACTGGGGTTCCGATTCTCGCGAAGCTGACTCCCAATGTCACCAAGATTGCGGACATCGCCAAAGGTGCCGCAGATGGCGGTGCCGATGCTGTTTGTTTGATCAATACGGTGCTCGGCATCGCGGTCGATTGGCGAAAGCAGAAACCGATACTGGGCAACGGAATGGGCGGTTTGAGTGGTCCAGCTATCAAGCCGATCGCGCTACGCTGCGTGCATCAGGTGGCTCAAGCAGTCGACATTCCCATCATCGGAATCGGTGGCATTGCCAACATTGATGATGTGATGCAGTTCTTGGTCACGGGCGCGTCGGCGGTCCAGATTGGCACGGCAAACTATTACGACCCCACCGTGTCTACGCGATTGATCGAACAGTTGCCGCATGCGGTTGCCGAACTAGGACATCAAGCGGTCTCGCAATGCATTGGTACGCTCCGCGTTTAA
- a CDS encoding tellurite resistance TerB family protein produces the protein MNENELTKRRRQLRNIVVMAFADGSLGEREVNLVADRCADLGLDEYDLQKAVEFGLGDDAALDFPSDSDEQRELLKDLIRMMAADGHLDESEKRLFAFAAAKMSVSSKDVESLISEVLGA, from the coding sequence ATGAATGAAAACGAGCTAACGAAACGTCGCCGCCAGCTTCGCAACATCGTCGTAATGGCGTTCGCCGATGGTTCGCTAGGCGAACGTGAAGTCAACCTAGTCGCCGACCGTTGTGCCGATCTAGGACTCGATGAGTACGACCTTCAAAAGGCGGTTGAGTTTGGTCTGGGGGACGACGCGGCCCTCGATTTCCCCTCCGACTCCGACGAGCAACGCGAATTGCTTAAAGATCTGATTCGAATGATGGCCGCCGATGGTCACCTCGATGAAAGCGAGAAGCGTTTATTTGCGTTTGCCGCTGCGAAGATGTCGGTGTCATCGAAGGATGTGGAATCGCTGATCAGCGAAGTGCTGGGAGCGTAA